Proteins from a single region of Haemorhous mexicanus isolate bHaeMex1 chromosome 4, bHaeMex1.pri, whole genome shotgun sequence:
- the G3BP2 gene encoding ras GTPase-activating protein-binding protein 2 isoform X1 — translation MVMEKPSPLLVGREFVRQYYTLLNKAPDFLHRFYGRNSSYVHGGLDASGKPQEAVYGQAEIHKKVMSLQFSECHTKIRHVDAHATLSDGVVVQVMGELSNNGQPMRKFMQTFVLAPEGSVPNKFYVHNDIFRYEDEVFGDSEGELDEESEEEVEEEQEERQPSPEPVQENASSTYYENHPVTNGIEEALEESSHEPEPELESETKAEELKAEVEEKTLEELEEKSPSPPPVEPVSLPQEPPKAFSWASVTSKNLPPSGTVSSSGIPPHVKAPVSQPRVETKPEAQSQPPRVREQRPRERPGFPPRGPRPGRGDMEQNESDNRRIIRYPDSHQLFVGNLPHDIDESELKEFFMSFGNVVELRINTKGVGGKLPNFGFVVFDDSEPVQRILVAKPIMFRGEVRLNVEEKKTRAARERETRGGGDERRDIRRNERGPGGPRGIVGGGMMRDRDGRGPPPRGGMAQKLGSGRGTGQMEGRFTGQRR, via the exons ATGGTGATGGAGAAGCCAAGTCCCCTGCTCGTAGGGCGGGAGTTTGTGAGACAGTACTACACCCTGCTGAACAAAGCTCCTGACTTCTTGCACAG GTTTTATGGCAGGAATTCTTCTTATGTTCATGGAGGACTGGATGCCAGTGGGAAACCACAAGAAGCAGTGTATGGTCAAGCT GAGATCCACAAGAAGGTGATGTCTCTGCAGTTCAGTGAGTGCCACACCAAGATCCGCCACGTGGATGCCCACGCCACTCTGAGCGATGGGGTGGTCGTGCAGGTCATGGGAGAGCTGTCCAACAACGGGCAGCCTATGAGGAAGTTCATGCAGACTTTTGTGCTTGCTCCAGAA GGATCTGTTCCAAACAAGTTCTATGTCCATAATGATATCTTCAGGTACGAAGATGAAGTATTTGGGGATTCAGAAGGAGAGCTCGATGAAG AATCTGAGGAAGAGGTggaagaagagcaggaggaaagaCAACCTTCACCTGAACCTGTGCAAGAGAATGCAAGCAGTACTTATTATGAAAACCACCCTGTAAC CAATGGGATAGAGGAGGCACTGGAAGAATCTTCTCATGAACCTGAGCCAGAATTGGAATCTGAAACAAAAGCTGAGGAGCTGAAAGCTGAAGTGGAAGAAAAGACCCTTGAGGAGCTAGAAGAGAAATCTCCATCTCCACCTCCTGTAGAACCTGTTTCGCTACCGCAAGAACCACCAAAG GCTTTCTCTTGGGCTTCAGTGACCAGTAAAAACCTGCCTCCTAGTGGTACTGTTTCTTCCTCTGGAATTCCACCCCATGTTAAAGCACCAGTCTCACAG CCAAGAGTGGAAACTAAACCTGAAGCTCAGTCTCAGCCTCCTCGCGTTCGTGAGCAGCGTCCCAGGGAAAGACCGGGTTTTCCACCACGAGGACCTCGGCCAG GAAGGGGAGACATGGAGCAGAACGAGTCGGATAATCGTCGGATAATTCGCTATCCAGACAGCCACCAGCTCTTTGTTGGGAACTTGCCACATGACATTGATGAGAGTGAACTGAAAGAGTTCTTCATGA GCTTTGGAAATGTGGTAGAACTTCGCATAAATACGAAGGGAGTGGGAGGAAAACTGCCTAATTTTGGTTTCGTGGTGTTTGATGATTCTGAGCCGGTCCAGCGAATTTTAGTTGCAAAA CCCATAATGTTCCGCGGGGAGGTGCGCCTGAACGTGGAGGAGAAGAAAACCAGAGCCGCTCGTGAGCGGGAGACGCGCGGCGGCGGCGACGAGCGCAGGGATATCCGCCGCAATGAGAGAGGCCCGGGCGGGCCCCGCGGAATTGTGGGCGGTGGCATGATGCGGGACCGGGACGGAAGAGGACCTCCTCCGCGGGGTGGCATGGCACAAAAACTTGGCTCTGGACGAGGAACCGGGCAGATGGAAGGCCGTTTCACTGGACAGCGTCGCTGA
- the G3BP2 gene encoding ras GTPase-activating protein-binding protein 2 isoform X3: MVMEKPSPLLVGREFVRQYYTLLNKAPDFLHRFYGRNSSYVHGGLDASGKPQEAVYGQAGSVPNKFYVHNDIFRYEDEVFGDSEGELDEESEEEVEEEQEERQPSPEPVQENASSTYYENHPVTNGIEEALEESSHEPEPELESETKAEELKAEVEEKTLEELEEKSPSPPPVEPVSLPQEPPKAFSWASVTSKNLPPSGTVSSSGIPPHVKAPVSQPRVETKPEAQSQPPRVREQRPRERPGFPPRGPRPGRGDMEQNESDNRRIIRYPDSHQLFVGNLPHDIDESELKEFFMSFGNVVELRINTKGVGGKLPNFGFVVFDDSEPVQRILVAKPIMFRGEVRLNVEEKKTRAARERETRGGGDERRDIRRNERGPGGPRGIVGGGMMRDRDGRGPPPRGGMAQKLGSGRGTGQMEGRFTGQRR; this comes from the exons ATGGTGATGGAGAAGCCAAGTCCCCTGCTCGTAGGGCGGGAGTTTGTGAGACAGTACTACACCCTGCTGAACAAAGCTCCTGACTTCTTGCACAG GTTTTATGGCAGGAATTCTTCTTATGTTCATGGAGGACTGGATGCCAGTGGGAAACCACAAGAAGCAGTGTATGGTCAAGCT GGATCTGTTCCAAACAAGTTCTATGTCCATAATGATATCTTCAGGTACGAAGATGAAGTATTTGGGGATTCAGAAGGAGAGCTCGATGAAG AATCTGAGGAAGAGGTggaagaagagcaggaggaaagaCAACCTTCACCTGAACCTGTGCAAGAGAATGCAAGCAGTACTTATTATGAAAACCACCCTGTAAC CAATGGGATAGAGGAGGCACTGGAAGAATCTTCTCATGAACCTGAGCCAGAATTGGAATCTGAAACAAAAGCTGAGGAGCTGAAAGCTGAAGTGGAAGAAAAGACCCTTGAGGAGCTAGAAGAGAAATCTCCATCTCCACCTCCTGTAGAACCTGTTTCGCTACCGCAAGAACCACCAAAG GCTTTCTCTTGGGCTTCAGTGACCAGTAAAAACCTGCCTCCTAGTGGTACTGTTTCTTCCTCTGGAATTCCACCCCATGTTAAAGCACCAGTCTCACAG CCAAGAGTGGAAACTAAACCTGAAGCTCAGTCTCAGCCTCCTCGCGTTCGTGAGCAGCGTCCCAGGGAAAGACCGGGTTTTCCACCACGAGGACCTCGGCCAG GAAGGGGAGACATGGAGCAGAACGAGTCGGATAATCGTCGGATAATTCGCTATCCAGACAGCCACCAGCTCTTTGTTGGGAACTTGCCACATGACATTGATGAGAGTGAACTGAAAGAGTTCTTCATGA GCTTTGGAAATGTGGTAGAACTTCGCATAAATACGAAGGGAGTGGGAGGAAAACTGCCTAATTTTGGTTTCGTGGTGTTTGATGATTCTGAGCCGGTCCAGCGAATTTTAGTTGCAAAA CCCATAATGTTCCGCGGGGAGGTGCGCCTGAACGTGGAGGAGAAGAAAACCAGAGCCGCTCGTGAGCGGGAGACGCGCGGCGGCGGCGACGAGCGCAGGGATATCCGCCGCAATGAGAGAGGCCCGGGCGGGCCCCGCGGAATTGTGGGCGGTGGCATGATGCGGGACCGGGACGGAAGAGGACCTCCTCCGCGGGGTGGCATGGCACAAAAACTTGGCTCTGGACGAGGAACCGGGCAGATGGAAGGCCGTTTCACTGGACAGCGTCGCTGA
- the G3BP2 gene encoding ras GTPase-activating protein-binding protein 2 isoform X2, protein MVMEKPSPLLVGREFVRQYYTLLNKAPDFLHRFYGRNSSYVHGGLDASGKPQEAVYGQAEIHKKVMSLQFSECHTKIRHVDAHATLSDGVVVQVMGELSNNGQPMRKFMQTFVLAPEGSVPNKFYVHNDIFRYEDEVFGDSEGELDEESEEEVEEEQEERQPSPEPVQENASSTYYENHPVTNGIEEALEESSHEPEPELESETKAEELKAEVEEKTLEELEEKSPSPPPVEPVSLPQEPPKPRVETKPEAQSQPPRVREQRPRERPGFPPRGPRPGRGDMEQNESDNRRIIRYPDSHQLFVGNLPHDIDESELKEFFMSFGNVVELRINTKGVGGKLPNFGFVVFDDSEPVQRILVAKPIMFRGEVRLNVEEKKTRAARERETRGGGDERRDIRRNERGPGGPRGIVGGGMMRDRDGRGPPPRGGMAQKLGSGRGTGQMEGRFTGQRR, encoded by the exons ATGGTGATGGAGAAGCCAAGTCCCCTGCTCGTAGGGCGGGAGTTTGTGAGACAGTACTACACCCTGCTGAACAAAGCTCCTGACTTCTTGCACAG GTTTTATGGCAGGAATTCTTCTTATGTTCATGGAGGACTGGATGCCAGTGGGAAACCACAAGAAGCAGTGTATGGTCAAGCT GAGATCCACAAGAAGGTGATGTCTCTGCAGTTCAGTGAGTGCCACACCAAGATCCGCCACGTGGATGCCCACGCCACTCTGAGCGATGGGGTGGTCGTGCAGGTCATGGGAGAGCTGTCCAACAACGGGCAGCCTATGAGGAAGTTCATGCAGACTTTTGTGCTTGCTCCAGAA GGATCTGTTCCAAACAAGTTCTATGTCCATAATGATATCTTCAGGTACGAAGATGAAGTATTTGGGGATTCAGAAGGAGAGCTCGATGAAG AATCTGAGGAAGAGGTggaagaagagcaggaggaaagaCAACCTTCACCTGAACCTGTGCAAGAGAATGCAAGCAGTACTTATTATGAAAACCACCCTGTAAC CAATGGGATAGAGGAGGCACTGGAAGAATCTTCTCATGAACCTGAGCCAGAATTGGAATCTGAAACAAAAGCTGAGGAGCTGAAAGCTGAAGTGGAAGAAAAGACCCTTGAGGAGCTAGAAGAGAAATCTCCATCTCCACCTCCTGTAGAACCTGTTTCGCTACCGCAAGAACCACCAAAG CCAAGAGTGGAAACTAAACCTGAAGCTCAGTCTCAGCCTCCTCGCGTTCGTGAGCAGCGTCCCAGGGAAAGACCGGGTTTTCCACCACGAGGACCTCGGCCAG GAAGGGGAGACATGGAGCAGAACGAGTCGGATAATCGTCGGATAATTCGCTATCCAGACAGCCACCAGCTCTTTGTTGGGAACTTGCCACATGACATTGATGAGAGTGAACTGAAAGAGTTCTTCATGA GCTTTGGAAATGTGGTAGAACTTCGCATAAATACGAAGGGAGTGGGAGGAAAACTGCCTAATTTTGGTTTCGTGGTGTTTGATGATTCTGAGCCGGTCCAGCGAATTTTAGTTGCAAAA CCCATAATGTTCCGCGGGGAGGTGCGCCTGAACGTGGAGGAGAAGAAAACCAGAGCCGCTCGTGAGCGGGAGACGCGCGGCGGCGGCGACGAGCGCAGGGATATCCGCCGCAATGAGAGAGGCCCGGGCGGGCCCCGCGGAATTGTGGGCGGTGGCATGATGCGGGACCGGGACGGAAGAGGACCTCCTCCGCGGGGTGGCATGGCACAAAAACTTGGCTCTGGACGAGGAACCGGGCAGATGGAAGGCCGTTTCACTGGACAGCGTCGCTGA